The genome window ACTGCCTCCGccgctctctccctcttcaTCACTCTTTTGTTATAACCGTTTCTTGCATTCCCATTGCGCTCTCAGTCTTACCGCCGTTTCTTCGTTTCTATGCAACTGCAGTATCATCTCGAAGGGATCCCATTCCAGATCAGATTCATGCTTATCCCGCCAACGCCCGCAACCAGCGGATGATGaagataatgatgatgatgatggggtTGCAGATGCAGTGCCCCATGATGTGGCAACTGATGGGATGGAAGATATTCTTAGATAACTTTTAAAGTTTACTGTTGTTTGTTGAGCTTTTCTTCGCCTATAAAACTCTCATTTAAGCTACTGAAAAATGTTCATATGAGGAATTAAGaaaacaattcaaatcaaaatattttaaataaatcaattttaaattcgtgaatatttttcatttagaacatattttcaagtaaatatagtatattcaatTAGTTCCTTTTCTAAGAATATAAGACacctcaaaaatattttaaattaatatataattggAGATAATTGCAAAGGTGTGTACCTCTCGGCAGTTTACTGAAATAATTGCTTAAGATTGAAAAATCAATactttgaataaattaaataaattaattacatattgccaataattgcaaaatggTCAGTGTGCACCAATCGACACTTTACTATATCGGCAAAGATCTTCCTCATTGCTCCTGCACATTTAATGCATTCACTTAATCCCAAGAGCCAAAGTCCAATAGAACATTGCACAAAATGTGATACAACACGATGCGTGGATGCAGACTCATGAACGCATGAAAATGGGTGAAgggtatctcagagtcgagcatactcgtaacagtatatcgatataccaagtgTACCCTTCGATacatcttttatttttttgcttttattgaaaatgggttgagggtatctcacagatagcatactcgactgtagctttcgtaattgttaattttgaaACTTTACTTAGATAAGGTTCGGTGGATCAACATATGTTATATAGAATaagaaatcaaataatataaaatataatatatattttgtgtgctcGAAAATGTTTTCGCTTTccaagaatttaattttgtttactttttatgattatgattttGCTGAAGCGTTCTCCCAAAAAGAGGTCATTCTGACAATTGTTGCCAAGCTCCTCGGCAGTTTCGAGTCAAAGGCCAGCAACGATGATAAGCAAATTAGAGTGAAGAGAGAAACACGTGCATGATGCGTGAAAGACATAGGAGCAATTGAATACACATATGTAGCTACTGGACAAATAgttcgaaataaattaaaaacgaacGATCTTGTTGAGATTGCTCGACTACAAGATACCCAGTCCCCTGAATTTGAaagtttattgaaaaattaataattttgcaaaattctaatagattttattaatatgttcaaaatttttttcaatatgaTCATTTGCCTTTAAAACTTGTGATTAATTTAACAggcatattaatatatttcctTGGATTTTCCTATCTAATTTTATGTGCTTCAATTATTCtaaattccaagtacattAAAAAGTGTTGTATGCAACAGAACACAAAAGCCAAccataataaattaataccctttaaataattgaattacttTAAGATACAAGCTTAAttcgaaaattgaataattttcttACACCATCTTCAGCTAAACAGTCTTTGAGCTTCTTTTGATGATGATACCCCACTGTAAAAACTTAATGCCCAAAAATACAGCGTCCAATTTCAAAGTTATGTTGATCTGACTtcatgaaatatatttcataaaataacaacataTGTTAGTAtatccatacatatatatatgtttaagcacacaaaacgaaaactCTCTTGCCAGACTTAAAAGACACTTCACTACAGAATAAATTTGATAGTAAGGAGTCAGGACTCCATATTGAGTAATGATTGTAAAGTCAGGTGGTTCCTTCTTGAGAATTGCATTTCTCAATTCAAGATTGCACTTccacatattaaatataaattaaaccTAGGTACAGTTAAGTATTTTAGTACattgtttgttgtcttttaTATAAAGTGAACATATAAAATAAGCTTAAGTGTGTCGCCTCATCAATTGGTACGCATCTTCGTCAGCATTGTGGAGATAAGCCATAGAATCACTCTCACTGATTGAAACAGTGACCTAgatgagagacagagagagagagagagagaaagacagcgagagagcaagagagagagagagagagagagagagagagagagagagagtgctgATAATGATACGTTAGGTCTATATGACATTATCAATATCTTGGCTCATTGATTATGATCctcaatatattatatgttatgtatgatacgtacatatgtacatatgtatatataatacattgaAATTTTACACTACAcagttttctaattttaagtataatcAAAATTCAGCTAAATGAATCACTTTAAAGATGTCGCCACTTCTAGTTTCATTATCAAGAAGCCTCTCTCAGACAGGCGACTAAAAGATGACATTGTTTCGACATTGACAATATTTTCTATCGCCCCATACTGTCTCTCCCGCTTCGAACGTTTGAGCTGAACCTACACCCGTCATCGATTTAGATTTCGATTTTAGtttcaaattcatttgcttCGCGAGCAGTCTAAGCTTTTAAAATGGGCAggataaaaattaaagcagTTGTCTTCTTAAAAgttctttaaatattcatgGTGGCCTCAACTGCATTCGATGAGGTAAGATCAATTACATAAAGCAGTGTATTACAGTGAGTGCTAAGaatgtttacattttcttcCTTTCAGACGTGTGAATCCGACCGACAAATGGAAGAACAGTGCCGCATTCATAACTACAAAACTGTGAAACCTTTGCTCGACTATTTTAGGCAAGTTCAAAATGAgttaaaagacaaaaaaaataagataaataagtcaaatgaattaaattctcGTCTTATGGAATAATTtcatgaaattgtaaaaattcaTGAAAAAGTCATGAAAGAGGTAGCTCTATTAGatgagtataaaaacaaagtactTAAAGGGGAAAACGATTTGCAATAGTgtcaaattaaagttgataAATTAGAATCTGAGattaattcaaaacaaaatattattgttaaattagaaggaaaattaacaaaaaagtaCACCAACTTAGAAATTTGTCAAGTTCCATTACAATCTCTCAATTCTAGGTTAATTGAGAaagatgaaaatataaagagaTTTAGTGAGAATACATCAACATCATGTTAATAAAGAGAGATGAAGTTATCAAGTTATGTCAATCTGAAATTAATACATTAAATAGGACATCAGAACATATCAGAAAACAACAGAAGCAAATTGAATCGCAATTAAAAGGTAGTCAAACTAAGCTACTAAATAAGGTTAAAGAAAATCAGTTGtcaatctgaaattgaaataataagtCCCACAACTTGCATCCCTTTCGGAGATTATCCAGGAGTTCATCGACTCAATGTTTGTGGTGTAGGTTTATTCGATGTTTTGTGCGATAGTCAGTTAGCTGAACCTGGATGAATTGTAATACAACAACGAGTTGGGGGAAATGAGAGCTTCAATAGGGATTGGGCAACGTATCGCAAAGGTTTCGGTGCAATGGATAGTGACTTCTTCCTTGGACTAGAGAAAATACATCGTATCACAAGTTTGGAGCGTCACgaactatatatacatttggTTGCTGTGAATGGAAGTACCTACAACGCTCGATATGACGACTTCAAAATATCTGATGAGGACAATGGATACGCATTGAGTTTGGGTAAATTCGATGGAACTATTTTGAGGATAGGATGAGATACGCTCTAAACATGAAATTCACAATATTCGATCATGACAACGACAAAGATGGTGATGGTAAAacatattaacatattttgaCTGTCTTCTAATCgcaattcaatatttttctggTGATTTCTGATATTCTCTGATATCCGATTTAATGTATCAATTACAGATTGACATAActtaataacttcattttttttattaacatagTGTTATTCTCCTCTCattacaattcaattgatATCTCATGGTCTGTgatattttcgatattttcACTAAATCTCATTATAGTTTCATCTTTTTGGATTAGTTTAAAACTGACAGTTTATAGttcaattttacaaattttaattttggtgCATTTTATCTGCAAATTCTCCGTTGAATATgccaataattttgttaatatattatatttttcaactttattttgacACTATTGTAAATAGTTTTCCCCTTTAAGTGCTTTTCTTTTAAACTCATCTAATAGCGCTGCCTCCTACATGAATTTTTCATGAATGCTAACAATTTCATGATACTCTTGCATGAGATCCGAACTTAATTCATtaactttttctttaatttcttttccATTTATCTCATTTTTAAACAGGCTAAAATAATCGAGCAAAGGTTTCACAGTTTTGTAGTTATGAATGCGGCACATTTCTTCCATTTGTCGGTCGGATTCACACGTCTGATAAGAATAAAAGGACTACACCTTCAACACTCACGGTGCTACACTGCCTAAATGTAATTATTCTCACATTTTCTTTAGTTGctgtgacaacaacaaatatttcattttttattagtaACAAAGCcgcattttatattattcagCTCATTGCGATTCTTTCGACTGCACTAAATCAAGATGAATATAGAACGTAATGTAAAAATGCGCTTAAATCTACTAAAAAATCTGttcttaataatttattatgaaagCAATCGAATGCTTTATTAATGTTAAGAGTTTGACTCTCTCATTGGGTTAACAGAAGAGATTATTATCTGATCATctcaattaattacaaattttattaaattgataagTTTCTGCTACATCAAcgagtttattaattttatctGTTTATTGCTAGGTAACGAATTTATGTAgatcatttattaaattacattaatattCAAAGTTCACGTAGAAAGATGTATACAGCATAATCATAAGTTTACTTACTTTTAAGTGTTTGCAGCTCTATTGAAAGCATTTAGAGACTTACAACTTACTACATCAAAGCATAAGATttcgtggcaaaaattttaaacaaacttaatctgcgtgcaaacataacaaaaattagagctctatctcttatagtctctgagatctaggtgtttatacggacagacaaacagacggacagacagacggacatggctagatcgtctcggatgttgacgctgatcaagaatatatatactttattgggTCGGAGATAACTCCTTCTaactgttacatacatttcctgccggcacaaagttataatacccttctacaccatgggtagcgggtattagAAAGTGATGTAGCTGAAATCAACTTATCATTCagtcaacaaaaatattataaatgcgGCTTGACAATGTTTAAgtgcaaaaatttcataatttacagatttaaatttaacaattcaattataattttcagcAAATATATTGATTATTCACATTCTACCACAATATAATTGGCAACTGCTGCTAATTAgaaaacactttaaaataGTCAATTAAAACTAGAATGTTATCCACGTATTACCCAATTTCAACAATGTGCAATCGAAGTTTactattaaattgtattctaGGTAAGCGTTTCCTCTTCActaatgaaatgtaaataaattaaaacacttttttcAGCTCTCGTTGGTTTTTGTTGAACTGAAAAAATGGCGTCGGGAGGCACCATAAAACCGCCACCTCACAGCTCGATTTGCTTTGCGCGAAACCTCTTTCAAGCGCTCAGCAAGTCGCCTGAGCTCAGTGCCAAGAATCACATGGTTTCCCCAGCGGCAGCTCGCAGTGCCTTGACTCTGGTGTTCATGGGAGCTGGTGTCAAGAGCGCAGAGGAATTGCGCCGTGGATTGTTGCTTGGATCGGCTAAGAAAGTGGAGATTGCTGAGCAACACGCGGAGGTCATGAGcaaagagtgtgtgtgcaatgaAAAGGGGGTGTCTATGCGTCTGGCCACGGGATTATTTGTCAAGGATGATCTCGAGTTGCTGCCCGATTTCAATGCGAAGGCCTTGGAGTTCTTCAACGTTCAGGCGGATACTTTGAACTTTTTGGATGCCCAGAGTGCGATGCAACATGTGAACAAATGGATCGCAAGCCAGACATTTCACACTATTAGAAATCCATTTAGTCCGGCGACTTTCAGTGTAGAATCCAGCGTTCTATTGGTGAATTCTGTGTATTTTCGAGCCAGATGGGCGAAACGTTTTGCTGTGGAGCACAGTACATTGGATGATTTCTGGATTAACCCGAAGCAGCGAATGCAGCTGACGATGATGCGACAGGTGAGTTGAAAATTCcacttacatatattttttaatgaatttttaatgccaTAAATTCACAGGTGGGAAAATTCCGCTATGGGCAATCAAATAAGCTGAAATCGAGAATACTGCAATTGCCTTTCGAGGAATCCG of Drosophila nasuta strain 15112-1781.00 chromosome 3, ASM2355853v1, whole genome shotgun sequence contains these proteins:
- the LOC132791428 gene encoding serine protease inhibitor 42Dd translates to MASGGTIKPPPHSSICFARNLFQALSKSPELSAKNHMVSPAAARSALTLVFMGAGVKSAEELRRGLLLGSAKKVEIAEQHAEVMSKECVCNEKGVSMRLATGLFVKDDLELLPDFNAKALEFFNVQADTLNFLDAQSAMQHVNKWIASQTFHTIRNPFSPATFSVESSVLLVNSVYFRARWAKRFAVEHSTLDDFWINPKQRMQLTMMRQVGKFRYGQSNKLKSRILQLPFEESDLTMLLIVPFEIDGLPELEMKLQQFDLNEVALKSVMHDCEVMMPRFKMECDVDLKVPMQKLGIKRIFEPGNADLSGLFAKKSQGLITEARQKLYLNVNEAGCETNSDAPVKPAAVGKDVELKIFKANHPFVFAIRNNRNVYFVGHFVKP